Part of the bacterium genome, CCCAGATAGCCGGCCTGCTCCAGTCCGCCACCGGCAACGACAGTTCCGCCCTGCTGGAAAAGTTCAAGGACACCGCCTTCTGCCGCAGCCAGGGTATCCCGGCCCGAAACATGGAAGGCTATCTTTTCCCCGACACCTACTCCTTTGAATGGGAGACCCCGGCCGACAGGATCGCGAGTTTGATGCTGGAACAGTTCCGCCAACAGATCCCCCCGGAATGGGGCCGGGAGCTTAAAAAACAGCGCCGCACTTTGCACCAGGCGGTGATCATGGCTTCGATGGTGGAGGCTGAGGCCCAGGTGGACTCGGAACGGGCGGTGGTGGCCTCGGTCTTTTACAACCGGTTGAGAGCCAGGCGGCCTCTGGAATCCTGCGCCAGCATCGAATACATCCTTCCCAGGCGGAAAAAGACCCGGCTGACCTACGCCGATCTGGAGATAAAGTCCCCCTACAACACCTACCGGCGGATAGGCCTTCCCCCCGGCCCCATCTGCAACCCCGGACGGAAGTCGCTGGAAGCGGCCGTTTTCCCGGCTAAGACGGAATACCTTTATTTCGTGGCCAAGGGGGACGGAAGCCATGTTTTCAGCAGGAGTTTAAGGGAGCATATCAACGCCAAGAACCGGATACAGCAGAAATAGCAGAAAGTAAATAAAAAAGCCCCGCAAACTGCGGGGCTTTTTTATTTTTAAGAGAGACCAAGCTCCCTGATGTCAGACTCGTTGTTCCGCCACTTCTCCTTGACCTTGACAAACAGTTCCAAAAACACCGGACGATCCAAAAACTCCTCTATCTCCTTCCGGGAATTGATCCCGATGGCCTTGACCTTATGGCCGCCCTGGCCTATCAGGATCGGCTTTTGGGACTGCTTTTCCACCCAGATGGTGGCCTTGATCACGTCCTTCCGGCCCTCCTGCTCCTTGAATTCGTCGATGATCACCGCGGTGGCGTAGGGCACCTCGGCTCCGCACAGTTCAAAGATCTTCTCCCGGATGATCTCGGCCACGAAGAACTTCTCCGGCTGGTCGGACACCATCTCATCGGGATAGAACGGTTTGCCCTCTGGAAGAAGTTTGATCAGGCCTTCTTCCAGTTCTTTCAGACCGAATTTCTTCAGGGCTGATATAGGATAAATCTGATCCAGCCCGGTGGCCTGGTTCACCTGCGCGATCAGCTCCAGCACTCCCTCCTTGGGTACCGCGTCTATCTTGTTCAGCACCACGATGGTGTTTTTGCGCCGGTACTTTTGCAGATAATTCCAGTCCTCGTCATGCCAGCCCTTTTGGGAATCCACCAGAAAGGCCAGGACATCGGACTGGGAGATGGAATTGACCGCGATCTTCAGCAGGGCGTCCTGCATGGCATAGCGGGGATCCAGCAGTCCCGGGGTGTCCATCAGGACAACCTGGTGCTGGTCGCTGGTCAGGATCCCCAGCACCCTCTGCCGGGTGGTCTGGGGGCGGCGGCTGACCGCCGCCAGCTTCTGGCCCAGCAGGGCGTTGAGCAGGGTTGATTTTCCCACATTGGGCCGCCCGGCCAGGGCCACGTAACCGGATTTAAAGGTCATTGATACCGCTTTCTGAACTTTCGACAAATTCATAATATTAATGTAACCACTAGACAGGTTTTTTATTAGGAATCCATGAAGGCAGGAATACTAACTAACTGGGACCAAGACCGATTCCTGAGCTTCCTGGTTTCCTTATAGAATAAATCAGGAGGTCCGTGTAGGTTATTTCTTGGGGATCACCAGTTCGTACTTCCTGGCACCAGACTCTATCTCGGTACCGTAAAGCTTGATGGAATCCGGTTTGGAATCGCCCTTGGAATAGATGTACATTTTTTCGAAGGCCGAAGGCTGGCCGTTGATAAGCATCTCGGCCCTGGCGGTCCCGTTAAGCAGGGATATCTTGATCAGTCTTTCCTTAAAAGGCTTGAGGGTCATGTTGTAGTGTTTGCCCGAGGGATCCGGTTCCACGTTGTAGCCGTAGGCCATCTTCTTTTCGATGAAGGACAGCGGTTCGGTGGTCTGGCCGGTGGAATCCTTGGCCCACATTATCCAGAAGGCCTTGATCGGCTCCTTGGCGTTGATCTCACCGTTCTTGGCAATGTTCGCTTCGTAGTAAAGCTTGTTGATGTTCTTGGTCCGCTCTATCAGGAACAGCGGCTGGGTGGTTTGGGCCAGCGCCAGGCCGGACAGGACCAGGCACAATGAAAGGATCAGGATCGCTCGTTTCATTTCAACTCCTTGCGGCTGGATTGATGTTTCCAGTTTATTACTTGAGCCGGGCACTGGCTGATGCACTGGCCGCAGGTAAAACAATCGGCCCGGAACTTTTTATCGTGATATATGCCGTCCATGGCCTGGGTGGGACAGACCCCGACGCACTTCTGGCATTTAAGGCACCCCTGACGGTCTATCCGGGGACGCAGGAGGCTGATCTGCTCCACCAGCCAGCCGGCCAGCCCGAAGGGACAGAACAGCTGGCACCAGGGACGGTAGAAGAAAACACTGAGCATCAGGATGGATGCCGCGAATATCATCCCGGCCAAACCCAGGGCCCAGTTGCTGACATTGAACAACTTGAAAGGATCCACTTCGCCCACCCAGTCCAGCCCCCAGGCAAAGGCCAGCAGAACGACCGAGCCGAACACCGCCACCCGGATGCAGTTGGTCAGCCAGAACGGCAGTTTGAACTTCTTGAATGGAATGAAGTGCAAAAGGTCCTGCAGGGCCCCAAAATGGCAGCCCCAACCGCAGATGGCCTTGTTGGAAACGAAGACCATCAGCAGAAAGACACCGGCCGCGATCATCCGGGGCGGGAAGACCACGCCCTCCTTCCCCAGCAGAACGATGGCGTCCTTGATAGTCCCCATGGGATTGGGATCGCTGCCGTATATGAAGCCGAACAGCAAGGCGGTTCCGGCCAGCCAAAACAAGCGGAGTTTGGTTGATGTTTTTTTTCTGACCAGCAATATCGTAGCGGCAACAAGCGCCAGGATCCACAGCCCGAATTTTGATACGATCTGTTTCCAGTCCTTGGCTTTCTCGGTGGCCTGCAGTACCTTCAGTTTGCGGACTGCTTTTTGAACTTTATCCAGAGGAATCCCGGCTTGTGACATGGTTTGCTGCGACTGGTCCGGCCTGAGCTTAAGGCCTTTTAACAGCTTCTCCGCGGCAAGATCGTTGTCCAACGCGATCTTGGCAATTGTTCCGGTAGTATCGATCTGAAGAGTGATTTTGTCCTGGTTCTCAGCGTTTACCTTCAGACAGGCAATGACCGTCAGAAACAGCAGCAATATCAGTTTTTTCATCATTTCAGGCAGTGATCAATATTTTTTAACATGGGTTTGCTGTCTTCACCGGTAGGGTTGCAGTATTTCCAGTATCCTGGGATCAGCTTTTTGCCCCAATTCCACCGCCCGGTCGTAATATTTGACAGCCGCTGAATAATCCTTTTCCCGGAAACTCAGCAGGGCCAGGTATCCAGCTATGGCGGGATCCTTTGGACTTGCCAGATAGGCTTTGGTCAGTGTTGTTTTGGCCTCGGCCGGCCTGCCGCCCTTGAAATACAAGGTTCCCAGCTCTTTCAACAAACGAAAAGACCCTGGCTGATGCCTCAATGCTTCCTGATAGACAGCGATCGCGCTGTCAGCATATCCGGCCTGTAAATACAACCGTCCGGCGTTTATGGCATAGTTCTCATCATCGGGTGCCAGATAAAAAGCCTGGATCTGATATTTCAGGGCAGAATCCATCCGGGCCTGGCCGGCGTAAAGGATCCCTAGGTTGGATGCGGCCTCGGCATAACCGGGGTCAATGGCCAGGGATTTTTTGAAATGCATTTCAGCTTCGGCAACATTGCCCAGCGAGTACAGGGCCATCCCCATATTATTAAAGGCATGCTGATAATCCGGCTTCAGCCGGGCGGCCTCCCGGAACGATGCCAGCGCCGCAGCATATTCGCCGTTCTGGAACCGGACCTTGCCTTGCATGTCATGGGCATAGAACAGATTGGGCGATGTTTTTACGGCATACTCCCAGAATGTCGTTCCGTCCTGATATTTGCGGTTGTGCGCCAGCGACAGTACCGCCAGCACTAAGATCAACCCGGCAGCCAGATACCTCTGCCCCGTCTTCCTAAGATCCAGGCTGGCCAGGGCCTTTGACTGCCCCAGCATCAGCATCAGGCCGGCCAGCGGCAGATACAGCCGCTGTTCTAAAAAATTGGCGTAGCCGGAGGAACTCACGATGTACGGCAGCAGGAACAGCAGATACCAGCCCAGGCCCAGAATGAATAATGGTTTGTTATTTATGCCCTTCCAGCCAAAAAGCACGCTGACCAGGATCACCGACGCAGTCCCCAAAGCGATGTTGGTATCAATGGGGACGGGTATGGCCGCCAGGTTGAACGGAAAGAATATCTTGCCGAAATATCCCAGCATTCCGTTCACATTCTCGTAAAACCCGTTGAAGGTCATTTCAGTCAACTGGCTGTCCCCGGGCAGAGCCGTATTCCGCAGATAATACCAGAAAGCCAAAATGGCCAGCCAACCCAAAAGCAAAGGCAGGAGCTTGATTATATTTTCCCGTTTTCGCTTTAAGACAAACCCATGTACCGGGATGAATACCAGCGGCAGCAGCACTGCGCTCTCCTTGGTGAACAGGGCCGCCAGGCTTAGCGCAAGATAAGCCCCCAGCCATTGCCAGTTTCTGGTTTCAACATATCTGATGAAAGCCAGCGCCGAGGTTAGTACAAACAAGGCCAGCAGGCTGTCGTTCCTTCCCGGGATCCAGGCCACGGCCTGGTTCAAC contains:
- a CDS encoding tetratricopeptide repeat protein, with protein sequence MPDIFDKIKEKHIPWLIALVILVLYAPALRHQYTYMDDYGLIVENFKFTGDIRNILQAFTQDAFGGKGTIYRPLLTVSFMLDAVWSGVRPWGYHLTNILLHLACCLLLYRLLKTLITRIGIAALFALIFAVHPALNQAVAWIPGRNDSLLALFVLTSALAFIRYVETRNWQWLGAYLALSLAALFTKESAVLLPLVFIPVHGFVLKRKRENIIKLLPLLLGWLAILAFWYYLRNTALPGDSQLTEMTFNGFYENVNGMLGYFGKIFFPFNLAAIPVPIDTNIALGTASVILVSVLFGWKGINNKPLFILGLGWYLLFLLPYIVSSSGYANFLEQRLYLPLAGLMLMLGQSKALASLDLRKTGQRYLAAGLILVLAVLSLAHNRKYQDGTTFWEYAVKTSPNLFYAHDMQGKVRFQNGEYAAALASFREAARLKPDYQHAFNNMGMALYSLGNVAEAEMHFKKSLAIDPGYAEAASNLGILYAGQARMDSALKYQIQAFYLAPDDENYAINAGRLYLQAGYADSAIAVYQEALRHQPGSFRLLKELGTLYFKGGRPAEAKTTLTKAYLASPKDPAIAGYLALLSFREKDYSAAVKYYDRAVELGQKADPRILEILQPYR
- a CDS encoding DUF4833 domain-containing protein; amino-acid sequence: MKRAILILSLCLVLSGLALAQTTQPLFLIERTKNINKLYYEANIAKNGEINAKEPIKAFWIMWAKDSTGQTTEPLSFIEKKMAYGYNVEPDPSGKHYNMTLKPFKERLIKISLLNGTARAEMLINGQPSAFEKMYIYSKGDSKPDSIKLYGTEIESGARKYELVIPKK
- a CDS encoding 4Fe-4S binding protein, which produces MMKKLILLLFLTVIACLKVNAENQDKITLQIDTTGTIAKIALDNDLAAEKLLKGLKLRPDQSQQTMSQAGIPLDKVQKAVRKLKVLQATEKAKDWKQIVSKFGLWILALVAATILLVRKKTSTKLRLFWLAGTALLFGFIYGSDPNPMGTIKDAIVLLGKEGVVFPPRMIAAGVFLLMVFVSNKAICGWGCHFGALQDLLHFIPFKKFKLPFWLTNCIRVAVFGSVVLLAFAWGLDWVGEVDPFKLFNVSNWALGLAGMIFAASILMLSVFFYRPWCQLFCPFGLAGWLVEQISLLRPRIDRQGCLKCQKCVGVCPTQAMDGIYHDKKFRADCFTCGQCISQCPAQVINWKHQSSRKELK
- the era gene encoding GTPase Era, yielding MTFKSGYVALAGRPNVGKSTLLNALLGQKLAAVSRRPQTTRQRVLGILTSDQHQVVLMDTPGLLDPRYAMQDALLKIAVNSISQSDVLAFLVDSQKGWHDEDWNYLQKYRRKNTIVVLNKIDAVPKEGVLELIAQVNQATGLDQIYPISALKKFGLKELEEGLIKLLPEGKPFYPDEMVSDQPEKFFVAEIIREKIFELCGAEVPYATAVIIDEFKEQEGRKDVIKATIWVEKQSQKPILIGQGGHKVKAIGINSRKEIEEFLDRPVFLELFVKVKEKWRNNESDIRELGLS
- the mltG gene encoding endolytic transglycosylase MltG, yielding MLSAKKHITGLSLFLAVVVLGTAGYLLFFVSPAVDTGWEARIITITKGQSTTRIAYNLYQEGVISSPRSFKLLSYVLGLNQHLKAGRYKFEWPMSSWEALQQLNRGANIYNMLTIPEGLTMAQIAGLLQSATGNDSSALLEKFKDTAFCRSQGIPARNMEGYLFPDTYSFEWETPADRIASLMLEQFRQQIPPEWGRELKKQRRTLHQAVIMASMVEAEAQVDSERAVVASVFYNRLRARRPLESCASIEYILPRRKKTRLTYADLEIKSPYNTYRRIGLPPGPICNPGRKSLEAAVFPAKTEYLYFVAKGDGSHVFSRSLREHINAKNRIQQK